The DNA segment GTGACCGCGAAGCCCTTCCGGTACGCATAAAGCGTGTTCAGGATGGCCGTTGCCGCTTCCAGCGCATCATGTCCGGTATGCGGCAGGGCGGCATGGGCGATCTTGCCCCGCACCCGGATTTCCAGATGCAGGCAGCCATTGTGCGCCACCACCACGCTGTGGGCGAAGCTGGCGCAGATGGCGAGGTCCGGCCGGGTCAGCCCCTGTTCCAGCAGCCATTTCGGCCCGATATCGCCGCCGGTCTCCTCGTCGTAGGTGAGGTGCAGCTCCACGGCTCCCTTCAGCGGCGCGCCCAGCGCCTTCAAGGCCAGCAGGGCATAGGCGTAGGTGGCGAAGTCCGACTTGCTGACCGCGGCCCCGCGCCCATAGACCGCCCCGTCCTTCATGACGCCCGCATAGGGATCGACGGTCCAGCCCTGGCCCGGCGGCACCACATCGCCATGGGCGTTCAGCGCGACGGTCGGCCCGCCGGGGCCGAAGCGGTGGCGCACGATCAGGTTGGTGGCGCTGACCATGCCGACGCCCTTCACCAACTCCGCCGGAACCGGATGCCGCTCCACCTCGAAGCCCAGCTCTTCCAGCAGCGCCGCGGCGGCATCGGCATGAGGCGCGCAGTCGCCGCCGGGATTGTCGCTCGGCACCTGCACGATGCGGCGCAGGAACTCGACCTCCCGGTCCAGATGGTCGGTGACGAAGCGGTCGAGCCGGGCGATGGCGTCTGTTGTCATTCTTGTTTTTCCGGAAGCTCAGGCGGGAGGAACGGGAGGAAGGGACTGTACAAGGTCCAGCATGACACGAAGGGCGGCCTCCGCATCCTCCATCGTGATGGATTCGGCGGGGTTGTGGCTGATCCCGCCCTTGCAGCGGACGAACAGCATGGCGGCACCGGTCACGCCGGCGAAGCTCATGGCATCATGCCCGGCCCCGCTGGGCAGGCGGAAGGGCTGGATGCCGGCGCGTCGGACGGCACCTTCCATGGCCTGCATCAGCCAGGGGGAGCAGGCGCAGCCCGGATGGCTGTGCGTACGCTCCACCGCCAGCCGCACGCCGCGCCGCCCCGCGGTGGCGGTCCAGGCGGCCTCGATCTCCGCCCAGGCGGCATCGCGGGTTTCGGGAGCCGGCGCGCGCAGGTCGAGGCTGAATCGCACCTCCCCCGGAATGACATTCACGGCCCCCGGCAAAGCCTCGATCCTGCCCACCGTGCCGACCATGTCGCTGCCCGCCGCACAGATGCGCTCCACCGCCAGCACGCATTCCGCCGCCGCCGCAAGCGCATCCTGGCGCAGCCCCATGGGCACGGTGCCGGCATGGCCGGCCATGCCCGTGATGGTGGCGGCATAGCGGTTGGCGGCGGCGATGGCGGTGACGATGCCGACGGGCAAGCCCCTGGCCTCCAGCACCGGCCCCTGCTCGATATGCACCTCCAGGAAGCCCAGCAGCGCCTCCGGCAGCATGGCGGCGCTGGGGAAGTCGTCTGGGTCGCAGCCGAAGGCGTGCAGCGCCTCACGCACGCCGATGCCGTCCGCGTCGCGCACATCCAACTGGTTGGCGGTCAGGGTGCCGGCGATGGCGGCACTGCCGCGCAGCGTGCCGGGCCAGCGCACGCCCTCCTCATCCCCGAAGGCCACCACCTCGATGGCGAAGGGCAGCCGCACCCCGGCGCGGTTCAGAACCTCCACCAGGGATATCCCCAGCAGCACGCCCAGATTCCCGTCATACTTCCCGGCATTGCGCACCGTGTCGATGTGGGACCCGATCAGCAGCGTGCGCGCCCCTGGCTGGGCGCCTTCATAGCGCCCGACAACGGTGGCGACCGGGTCCAGCCGCACCGCCATCCCGGCCTCCCTCATCCACTCCGCCACCCGGTCGGCGGCCCGGCGATGCTCCGGCGAGAGATAGAGGCGGGTGAGCTGGCCGGGCACCGCGGTGAACTCCGCCAGTTCCTCCAGCCGGCCCATCAGGCGGGCGGCGTCGCCGGGCTGCAAGCGGGCGGTCATGCCGCCTCCGGCGGGTGGGTGCTCAGCCAGTGGCGGGCGATGTCGATGCGGCGGGCGAACCAGACCTTGTCATGGCCCATGGCATAATCCAGGAACCGCGCCAGCGCCGCCGCCCGGCCCGGCCGGCCCACCAGCCGGCAATGCAGCCCGATGCTCATCATCTTCGGGGCCGTTTCGCCCTCCGCATACAGCACATCGAAGCTGTCCTTCAGATAGCTGAAGAACTGGTCGCCGCTGTTGAAGCCCTGCGGCGTGGCGAAGCGCATGTCGTTGGCGTCCAGCGTGTAGGGCACCACCAGGATGCGCCCCGCTTGCGTCGTCATGTAGTGGGGCAACTCGTCGTCATAGGCGTCGGCGTCATAGGTGAAGCCGCCATGCTCCACCACCAACCGCCGCGTATTCGGGCTGCACCGCCCCTGATAGAAGCCCAGCGGCGCAGCACCGGTCAGGCGGGTCTGGATTTCCACGGCCTTGGCGATGTGCTTCCGCTCGATCTCCTCCGGCACATACTGGTAGTCGATCCAGCGGTAACCGTGGCTGGCGATCTCCCACTCCGCCTTCAGCATGGCTTCCACGGCCTGCGGATTGCGCTCCATGGCCATGGCGATGCCGAAGACGGTGACGGGAATACGCCGCTCCGTGAACATGCGGTGCAGCCGCCAGAAGCCGGCGCGTGCACCGTAATCATAGATCGACTCCATATTGATGTGGCGCACGCCGGCCAGTGCCTGCGCGCCCACGATCTCCGACAGGAAGGCCTCCGACGCCTTGTCGCCGTGGAGGATGGAGTTCTCGCCCCCCTCCTCGTAATTGATCACGAACTGCACGGCGATGCGCGCACCGCCCGGCCACTTGGCATGGGGCGGGTTGGGGCCATAGCCGATCAGGTCGCGGGGGTATGTGGGATCATAGGCCATGGCTCAAGGTCTCCAGCCGGGGAGGACCCAGTCGGTGGCGGCGCGAAGGGCCGCCCGCTCCTCCTCCGTCATGTCGGTCAGATTGCCGGGCGGCATGGCGCGGGACAAGGCGGCCTGGAGCCTGATCTGCGGCAGGTGCCGCGCGATCTCCTCCGCGCTGTCCAGCCTGACGCCCTTGGGCGGTGCGGCCAGCCCTTCCCAGGCGGGCGGGGCCATGTGGCACATCACGCAACGCGTGCCCACGATCTCCTCCACCACCGCCAGATCGGCCTTGCGGTCGGGCTGCGGCTCGGCGGCCTCAGCCGTGTTCACGGCGCTCAGGGCGATGATCATGCCCATGCCGATGGCGGCCACGATCCAGGTCCACCAGGGGCTGGGATATCCCGCATGGCGGCGGTTGAAGAAATGCCGGACCGCCGCCCCCACCGGCAGCACCAGCGCCACCATCACCCAGGCATAGGGTGAGCCGAAGGCCAGCGGGGCGTGGTTGCCCAGCATCAGGAAAACCACCGGCAGGGTCAGGTAATTGTTGTGCAGCGACCGCTGCTTGGCCTTCTTCCCCAGCGACGGATCGGGGGAGCGGCCGGCGATCAGGTCCGCCACCACCTTGCGCTGGTTGGGGATGATGACATGGCCGACATTGGCCGCCATCATGGTGGCGGCCATGGCCCCGACCTGCATGAAGGCGCCGCGCCCGCTGAATGCCTGCGCATAGCCGAAGGCCGTCAGCACCAGGAACCCGTAGACCGCCGCCCCCAGATAGGCATCGTTGCGCCCCAGCGGCGACTTGCACATCAGGTCATAGGCGATCCAGCCCAGCACGATGCCCGCCAGCGACAGGCCGATGGCCATGGCCGGCGTGAGATCGGCCACGCCGCGGTCGATCAGGAACAGCTCGGCGCTGCCATAATAGAACACCACCAGCAGGGCGAAGCCGCTGAGCCAGGTGGTGTAGGCCTCCCACTTGAACCAGGTCAGCTTCTCCGGCATCTGGGCCGGGGCCACGGCATATTTCTGCATGTGGTAGAAGCCGCCGCCATGCACCTGCCACGCCTCCCCCACCGTGCCGGCTGGCAGCCCGTCGCGACGGCGCAGGCTGAGGTCCAGATGGATGAAGTAGAAGGAGGAGCCGATCCAGGCGATGGCCGCGATCACATGCAGCCAGCGCAGCAGGAAGCTCATCCATTCCCAGGCGATCAATTCCATCGGCAGGCCCGTCGGTAGGGTCGAGGTTTCAATAAGCGCCTACTTCCTTGTCATCCCAGCGAAAGCAGGAATGACAAGGGAGAGGAAAGCGCAACACTGTATTTTCGGAGCTTGCGCAATCCGGCAGGGCTGCGGAAGCCGGCTCCGGCGGCAGCAGTTTCAAGGAAGCCGCGAAAGCCGAGGTGCCGGCGCGTCATCACAGCGCTGCCCCGGCGCGCAGGCGATGCAGTCCCGGACGGGTGCGGCCTCCGCCGGCTGGTACTGGGCCAGTGCGGTCAGCACCTCCGCCACCGCAAGCGCCGCGATCACCGCCGGC comes from the Indioceanicola profundi genome and includes:
- a CDS encoding ArgE/DapE family deacylase; translated protein: MTTDAIARLDRFVTDHLDREVEFLRRIVQVPSDNPGGDCAPHADAAAALLEELGFEVERHPVPAELVKGVGMVSATNLIVRHRFGPGGPTVALNAHGDVVPPGQGWTVDPYAGVMKDGAVYGRGAAVSKSDFATYAYALLALKALGAPLKGAVELHLTYDEETGGDIGPKWLLEQGLTRPDLAICASFAHSVVVAHNGCLHLEIRVRGKIAHAALPHTGHDALEAATAILNTLYAYRKGFAVTTSSVNGIGSPSLVVGLIKGGVNTNVVPDLVTLRLDRRMIPEEDAGAAEQELREVIASAVTALPGITVEVERVLLAKPLAPLPGSERLAGIIAEEAKRVLGEEVPQVGVPLYTDARHYAEAGIPTVLFGAGPRTILEAGAHGADEHVRISDLEAATRATAAALYRLLS
- a CDS encoding allantoate amidohydrolase, whose translation is MTARLQPGDAARLMGRLEELAEFTAVPGQLTRLYLSPEHRRAADRVAEWMREAGMAVRLDPVATVVGRYEGAQPGARTLLIGSHIDTVRNAGKYDGNLGVLLGISLVEVLNRAGVRLPFAIEVVAFGDEEGVRWPGTLRGSAAIAGTLTANQLDVRDADGIGVREALHAFGCDPDDFPSAAMLPEALLGFLEVHIEQGPVLEARGLPVGIVTAIAAANRYAATITGMAGHAGTVPMGLRQDALAAAAECVLAVERICAAGSDMVGTVGRIEALPGAVNVIPGEVRFSLDLRAPAPETRDAAWAEIEAAWTATAGRRGVRLAVERTHSHPGCACSPWLMQAMEGAVRRAGIQPFRLPSGAGHDAMSFAGVTGAAMLFVRCKGGISHNPAESITMEDAEAALRVMLDLVQSLPPVPPA
- the puuE gene encoding allantoinase PuuE yields the protein MAYDPTYPRDLIGYGPNPPHAKWPGGARIAVQFVINYEEGGENSILHGDKASEAFLSEIVGAQALAGVRHINMESIYDYGARAGFWRLHRMFTERRIPVTVFGIAMAMERNPQAVEAMLKAEWEIASHGYRWIDYQYVPEEIERKHIAKAVEIQTRLTGAAPLGFYQGRCSPNTRRLVVEHGGFTYDADAYDDELPHYMTTQAGRILVVPYTLDANDMRFATPQGFNSGDQFFSYLKDSFDVLYAEGETAPKMMSIGLHCRLVGRPGRAAALARFLDYAMGHDKVWFARRIDIARHWLSTHPPEAA
- a CDS encoding urate hydroxylase PuuD, which gives rise to MELIAWEWMSFLLRWLHVIAAIAWIGSSFYFIHLDLSLRRRDGLPAGTVGEAWQVHGGGFYHMQKYAVAPAQMPEKLTWFKWEAYTTWLSGFALLVVFYYGSAELFLIDRGVADLTPAMAIGLSLAGIVLGWIAYDLMCKSPLGRNDAYLGAAVYGFLVLTAFGYAQAFSGRGAFMQVGAMAATMMAANVGHVIIPNQRKVVADLIAGRSPDPSLGKKAKQRSLHNNYLTLPVVFLMLGNHAPLAFGSPYAWVMVALVLPVGAAVRHFFNRRHAGYPSPWWTWIVAAIGMGMIIALSAVNTAEAAEPQPDRKADLAVVEEIVGTRCVMCHMAPPAWEGLAAPPKGVRLDSAEEIARHLPQIRLQAALSRAMPPGNLTDMTEEERAALRAATDWVLPGWRP